From Nitrospinota bacterium, one genomic window encodes:
- a CDS encoding nucleotidyltransferase family protein — MDAILLCGDRGASRHVKGVNKALLPVKGAPLFTHVLRALEGAARIERVFIVGDKKKLDSALVESGGSSKPVVTMDQWENLAANIWNGFLATLDGYTLGAERKRPELAGRMVFCVPGDSPLITPAEINEFLDRADMDRHDYMIGLTPEKALDRYLPARGKPGIRMTCFNVREGRFRINNMHIARPFAFQNRGAIQKMYNVRYQKNLRNIARMLKDLWAIRGVRPRLWIYIVMQVSMMLSLAGFSGLAAKASSLVSMDDVAGGVGAILGLRAGLVVTGHGGSAVDIDNDHDYDVMQAMYDEWTAAGKNMIGDAP, encoded by the coding sequence ATGGACGCGATCTTGCTTTGTGGAGACAGGGGAGCCTCGCGCCACGTAAAAGGCGTCAATAAGGCCCTCCTGCCGGTCAAGGGGGCGCCGCTGTTCACCCATGTCCTGCGCGCCCTCGAAGGAGCCGCCCGGATAGAAAGAGTGTTCATAGTCGGCGACAAAAAGAAGCTGGACTCAGCGCTTGTGGAGTCTGGCGGATCGTCCAAGCCGGTTGTGACGATGGACCAGTGGGAAAATCTCGCCGCCAATATCTGGAACGGCTTTCTGGCCACTTTGGACGGATACACCCTCGGGGCGGAGCGCAAGCGGCCTGAATTAGCCGGGCGGATGGTGTTTTGCGTTCCCGGGGACTCTCCTTTGATAACTCCCGCCGAGATAAATGAATTCCTGGACAGGGCCGATATGGACCGCCACGATTACATGATAGGCCTGACTCCGGAAAAGGCGCTGGACCGCTACCTGCCGGCACGCGGCAAGCCGGGGATCAGGATGACCTGTTTTAACGTGCGCGAAGGGCGGTTCCGTATCAACAACATGCACATTGCCCGGCCGTTCGCCTTTCAGAACAGGGGCGCGATACAGAAAATGTACAACGTGCGTTACCAGAAGAATCTGCGCAATATCGCAAGGATGCTCAAGGACCTTTGGGCAATCAGGGGAGTGCGGCCGCGCCTTTGGATATACATCGTGATGCAGGTTTCCATGATGCTGTCGCTGGCTGGATTTTCGGGGCTTGCCGCAAAGGCAAGTTCGCTTGTGTCCATGGACGACGTGGCCGGAGGCGTTGGGGCCATACTCGGGCTGAGGGCCGGCCTTGTGGTCACCGGCCATGGAGGATCCGCGGTGGACATAGACAATGACCATGATTACGATGTGATGCAGGCGATGTACGATGAATGGACGGCGGCCGGTAAAAACATGATCGGAGATGCGCCATGA